A single genomic interval of Aureliella helgolandensis harbors:
- a CDS encoding carboxypeptidase-like regulatory domain-containing protein, whose amino-acid sequence MKLLYSLAIMGCAFCLAGCGPDLSHLPATVTAEGTVTLDGAPVEGATVSFIAEQGNYHATATTDASGHFSLDAFKEKPGAVPGSYRVEINKTLVEAIGSGGGGDEGGIGETNVQFGLPKKYAAMATSGLSHTIPEQGDSAITFELKSK is encoded by the coding sequence GTGAAATTATTATATTCTTTGGCGATCATGGGATGCGCCTTTTGCCTTGCCGGATGTGGTCCGGACCTGAGCCATCTCCCTGCGACTGTAACTGCGGAAGGTACTGTTACGTTGGATGGAGCTCCCGTGGAAGGTGCGACGGTGTCCTTCATCGCAGAGCAGGGCAACTACCACGCAACGGCCACCACCGATGCGAGCGGGCATTTCTCGCTCGACGCATTTAAAGAGAAGCCAGGTGCTGTTCCCGGCAGCTATCGCGTCGAAATCAACAAGACGCTGGTTGAGGCAATTGGCAGTGGAGGCGGTGGCGACGAAGGAGGCATTGGGGAAACCAATGTCCAGTTCGGCTTGCCCAAGAAGTACGCCGCAATGGCAACCTCGGGCCTCAGTCACACAATTCCCGAGCAAGGTGATTCCGCCATCACTTTCGAATTGAAATCGAAATAG
- a CDS encoding DUF1559 domain-containing protein produces MSKRHGFTLVELLVVIAIIGILVGLLLPAVQAAREAARRMQCSNNLKQIALASLNYESSYGRFPALQAGTGHIHGSGETSNTQRGSMGTSFFLLPYIEQTALYNGLSNLGNKGQGEQPWSGNALYKTRLSFLECPSDAGESDPYNAGRTRTLTSYAYCTGDNYAASELFSPGEERADQGLSRQKRPIIHRGMYGRYHFPKMGSLTDGTSNTIAVAERSRPHAVKSKGVAVAVAGTVSTVTPLSCKALWIGTGYTDAATVVPTNDTQPGYRGLAGNTFFNAVSTILPPNSATCIILEGSTSPHWFPGIWTPTSEHTGGVQVALADGSVHFISDSIDSGNQAAIAPLGSGGGMSPYGVWGALGTNSGGEAAQLPN; encoded by the coding sequence ATGTCAAAACGTCACGGTTTTACACTCGTGGAGCTGCTGGTGGTGATCGCCATCATCGGCATCCTGGTCGGGCTACTTCTGCCTGCCGTCCAAGCAGCTCGGGAAGCTGCTCGCCGGATGCAGTGCAGTAATAATTTGAAGCAGATTGCCCTCGCTTCATTGAACTACGAATCCTCGTACGGGCGATTCCCAGCGCTTCAGGCAGGGACAGGGCACATTCACGGAAGCGGGGAAACGAGCAATACGCAACGTGGTTCGATGGGAACCAGTTTCTTCTTGCTCCCCTACATCGAGCAAACCGCTCTCTACAATGGCTTGTCCAACTTGGGCAATAAAGGTCAAGGAGAGCAACCTTGGAGTGGAAACGCACTTTACAAAACAAGGCTGTCGTTCCTTGAGTGCCCTAGTGATGCCGGTGAGTCGGATCCCTACAATGCGGGACGCACACGTACGCTGACCAGCTATGCGTATTGCACGGGTGATAACTATGCTGCCTCCGAATTGTTCTCTCCTGGAGAAGAGCGAGCGGATCAAGGGCTTTCTCGCCAGAAGCGTCCCATCATTCACCGCGGTATGTATGGCCGTTACCACTTCCCGAAGATGGGATCTCTGACCGACGGTACTAGCAACACCATTGCTGTCGCCGAGCGATCGCGTCCGCATGCGGTCAAATCCAAAGGTGTCGCTGTGGCTGTAGCAGGAACGGTATCGACGGTAACTCCGCTGAGTTGCAAAGCTCTGTGGATTGGAACGGGGTACACCGATGCCGCCACTGTGGTGCCAACCAACGACACGCAGCCTGGGTATCGTGGACTGGCCGGGAATACTTTCTTCAATGCGGTCTCCACCATTTTGCCACCGAACTCGGCAACTTGCATCATCCTAGAAGGTAGTACTTCACCTCACTGGTTCCCAGGAATTTGGACACCTACCAGCGAGCATACCGGAGGCGTTCAAGTCGCTTTGGCGGATGGTAGCGTGCATTTCATTAGCGATAGCATCGACTCCGGCAACCAGGCAGCGATTGCGCCGCTAGGCTCTGGTGGTGGCATGAGCCCTTACGGTGTTTGGGGTGCGCTGGGAACCAATTCCGGTGGTGAAGCAGCCCAGCTTCCTAACTAG
- a CDS encoding glucuronate isomerase: MSAALKTRLFDELNSHVLIDPHTHINPHSPASETLADILGYHYYTELAHSAGMPQSRIEDATLTPKEKVGRLVEGLGHLDNTVQLSWLLEAARELFGVELDRIDASNWESLYDAAQKKFDQPDWEEQVLRLSKLEAVFLTNDFDDALEGFDTGRYVPCLRTDDLVFHLAKPAVRQRLQACSATSIDSLANLQVALRQRFEHFTAHQVRACAISLPPHFTPQRVSDAAASSALDKVLAQNEEASEQERATVGYWIFWKLAEFCAEFRLPFDLMIGVNRAVYPAGVFQGQDLYDSRVSLIQYRELFNAFPSVTFPVSVLASVTNQELVSYAWIFPNVVCNGHWWYSNTPSFIRRDLQARLEAVPRNKIVGYYSDMYKLEFALPKFAMFKRCLASVLAEHFVESMGWSEQRAVELGLQTLRGNVESLFYAQSR; encoded by the coding sequence ATGTCCGCTGCACTCAAAACTCGCTTGTTCGACGAACTCAACTCGCATGTCCTGATTGACCCGCACACGCACATCAACCCTCATAGCCCCGCTAGCGAGACGCTGGCAGATATCTTGGGGTACCACTATTACACCGAGTTGGCACATTCGGCCGGAATGCCGCAAAGTCGAATAGAAGACGCGACGCTGACGCCCAAAGAAAAAGTTGGGCGATTGGTCGAGGGGCTGGGGCACCTGGATAATACGGTACAGCTGAGTTGGTTGCTGGAGGCAGCCCGCGAGCTGTTTGGAGTGGAGCTCGACCGGATCGACGCCTCAAATTGGGAGTCGTTGTACGATGCCGCTCAGAAGAAATTTGACCAACCCGATTGGGAGGAGCAAGTCTTGCGGCTCTCCAAGTTGGAGGCGGTATTCTTGACGAACGATTTTGATGATGCACTTGAGGGATTCGATACAGGGAGGTACGTCCCCTGCTTGCGCACCGACGATCTTGTCTTTCATCTCGCCAAGCCAGCCGTGCGACAGCGGCTGCAGGCGTGCTCCGCGACGTCCATCGACTCGTTGGCGAATCTCCAGGTGGCGTTGCGGCAGCGTTTTGAGCATTTCACGGCCCACCAAGTACGGGCCTGTGCGATCAGCCTACCACCTCACTTTACGCCACAGAGGGTTAGCGATGCTGCCGCATCCTCTGCGTTGGACAAGGTTCTAGCTCAAAACGAAGAGGCTAGCGAACAGGAGCGCGCTACGGTTGGCTATTGGATTTTCTGGAAGCTAGCGGAGTTTTGTGCCGAATTCCGCTTGCCCTTCGATCTCATGATTGGCGTTAACCGGGCCGTCTATCCCGCCGGGGTTTTCCAGGGCCAAGACCTCTACGATAGCCGCGTTTCGCTGATTCAGTATCGCGAATTGTTCAACGCATTTCCCTCGGTGACCTTCCCCGTGTCTGTGTTGGCAAGCGTTACCAATCAAGAGTTGGTGAGTTACGCCTGGATATTTCCGAACGTGGTATGCAACGGGCATTGGTGGTACAGCAACACTCCGAGTTTTATTCGCCGCGATCTACAGGCCCGTCTTGAGGCCGTGCCACGCAATAAAATTGTGGGCTACTACAGCGATATGTATAAGCTCGAATTTGCACTCCCAAAATTCGCAATGTTCAAGCGCTGTCTGGCGAGCGTTCTAGCCGAGCATTTCGTAGAGTCGATGGGATGGAGCGAACAGCGCGCCGTTGAGCTTGGCTTGCAGACGCTGCGCGGAAATGTGGAGAGCTTGTTTTATGCTCAGAGTCGCTAA
- a CDS encoding S1C family serine protease: protein MNAPGSPDASDVLGESRDQAEQEEAKFVELCLQFAEPPPPGEPLSPPHRAADALTSGEPPQAVSSAPLIAPPAPEPRIYTRAELDNRAEPGERPQAGDAETPPRSATPMHLAASTFLSLVMVLALLLLARLMVPSLVENIRYGWYRGQLRAEYELSNQRLRSISINSLSDVSQLVSQRVGPSVVHINLLREEESLSQLEKLLLPNMPPNSLLEGQGSGFVIDQQGHILTNYHVIESSGKIEVTLSDGRRVQARVIGVDPTTDLAVLKINASGLMATEWGDSDTVSIGTPVWAVGSPFGLQQTVTFGIISGKHRVDFRETREAQAIPAGNVYGDLMQSDVALNPGNSGGPLVDSLGQVVGVNAAILGDRFQGISFSIPCNVARRVAQQLIEKGEVARGWLGISMGELADSERYDQDGNIQPGVRVEGFPVHEPSPARDAGLQVGDILVHFEDKPIHSSSELMRLIGETEVGTPAVVGFLRNAQLSEVKIILGKREIGLPK from the coding sequence ATGAACGCTCCCGGCTCACCAGACGCGTCCGATGTGCTAGGTGAAAGCAGGGACCAGGCGGAGCAAGAAGAGGCAAAGTTCGTTGAGTTGTGCCTTCAATTTGCCGAACCGCCACCACCAGGGGAGCCTCTCTCTCCGCCCCACCGAGCTGCTGATGCCTTGACCAGCGGTGAGCCTCCGCAGGCGGTGAGCTCTGCCCCGCTGATTGCTCCTCCGGCGCCAGAGCCCCGCATCTATACCAGGGCCGAACTGGACAACCGGGCCGAACCAGGGGAGCGGCCTCAAGCGGGCGATGCAGAAACTCCACCGCGCAGTGCTACCCCGATGCACTTGGCCGCCTCTACCTTCCTAAGTCTGGTAATGGTTTTGGCCTTGTTGCTGCTAGCGAGGCTCATGGTCCCTTCACTCGTGGAAAACATTCGCTACGGTTGGTACCGCGGACAGCTTCGCGCCGAGTACGAATTGAGCAATCAACGGCTGCGCAGCATCTCCATCAATTCGCTCTCCGATGTATCGCAATTGGTCAGCCAGCGGGTTGGCCCCAGCGTCGTTCATATCAACCTCTTGCGGGAAGAAGAGTCTCTCAGCCAGCTCGAAAAACTACTGCTCCCCAACATGCCTCCCAACTCTCTGTTGGAAGGGCAGGGGAGTGGCTTCGTGATCGACCAGCAGGGGCACATACTAACGAATTACCATGTCATTGAATCCTCTGGGAAGATTGAGGTGACATTGAGTGATGGGCGTCGCGTGCAAGCTCGCGTGATTGGCGTCGACCCCACCACCGACTTGGCAGTTCTGAAAATCAACGCGTCAGGCTTGATGGCTACCGAATGGGGTGACAGCGATACGGTCAGTATTGGCACACCGGTGTGGGCGGTAGGCAGCCCTTTTGGACTCCAGCAAACGGTCACCTTCGGCATCATTAGCGGCAAACATCGAGTTGACTTTCGGGAAACACGCGAAGCTCAAGCCATCCCCGCCGGGAACGTCTACGGCGACCTAATGCAGAGCGACGTGGCGCTCAATCCAGGCAATAGCGGCGGCCCACTCGTCGACTCGCTCGGCCAGGTCGTCGGCGTCAATGCCGCAATCCTGGGAGATCGGTTCCAGGGAATCAGCTTTTCCATTCCGTGCAATGTGGCCCGCCGCGTGGCCCAGCAATTGATCGAAAAGGGTGAGGTTGCCAGAGGCTGGCTCGGAATCAGCATGGGCGAACTGGCAGACAGCGAGCGGTACGACCAGGATGGAAATATCCAGCCAGGCGTGCGAGTGGAGGGCTTTCCTGTCCACGAACCCTCGCCCGCACGCGATGCAGGACTCCAAGTCGGTGATATACTCGTGCACTTCGAGGATAAGCCGATCCACAGTAGTAGCGAGCTGATGCGGCTGATCGGTGAAACCGAGGTGGGAACTCCTGCCGTGGTGGGTTTCCTGCGCAATGCACAGTTATCAGAAGTAAAAATCATCCTAGGCAAGCGAGAAATCGGCTTGCCAAAATGA
- a CDS encoding formylglycine-generating enzyme family protein, with amino-acid sequence MRIAITALLCTCWIGTAHLASGADTGLEKLGFSAEKPAVGASVAVEGGFLVPYTLTIPGTAVEIDMVPVPGGTFKMGSSPDAEGHREDEAPQVEVEVGPMWVAKCETSWAEYKMYMSMYKLFKDLESRGGVDTGVQKINESNLVDAVTAPTELYDSSFTFEFGQDDKLPAVTMTQYSAKQYTKWLSKLTGHQYRLPTEAEWEYACRAGSTTAYHFGDDVDQLDEFAWYYENSDESPHTVGGKQPNPFGLHDMHGNVMEWVIDSYSEEGYAAIAVQKQPMSLMQSVRWPESVENRVVRGGSFQDDAEFLRSAARLGSADEDWKTEDPNVPLSPWWYTTDPARGVGFRIFRSYAAVNEDDIKKFWDIDHEDIEFDVEMRLTEGRGVQVAIDPALAKQIEAENK; translated from the coding sequence ATGCGCATTGCCATTACCGCCTTGCTCTGCACTTGCTGGATTGGCACCGCCCACCTAGCGTCCGGGGCCGATACTGGCTTAGAAAAGCTTGGTTTTTCCGCTGAAAAACCGGCCGTAGGTGCGAGTGTAGCGGTGGAAGGCGGATTCCTCGTCCCCTACACCCTGACGATCCCCGGTACAGCGGTCGAAATCGACATGGTTCCCGTGCCCGGCGGGACCTTCAAAATGGGCAGCAGCCCAGATGCGGAAGGACATCGAGAAGATGAAGCACCGCAAGTTGAAGTCGAAGTAGGGCCGATGTGGGTCGCCAAGTGCGAAACGTCTTGGGCCGAGTACAAAATGTACATGTCGATGTACAAGCTGTTCAAAGATCTGGAATCGCGAGGCGGCGTCGATACCGGAGTCCAGAAGATCAATGAATCCAACCTAGTCGATGCGGTAACCGCCCCCACGGAATTGTACGACTCAAGTTTCACCTTCGAATTCGGGCAGGACGACAAACTGCCGGCAGTTACCATGACACAGTACTCTGCCAAGCAGTACACCAAGTGGTTGAGCAAATTGACTGGACATCAATACCGCTTGCCAACCGAGGCCGAGTGGGAATACGCTTGCCGCGCTGGCAGTACCACCGCATACCACTTCGGGGACGACGTCGATCAACTGGATGAATTTGCGTGGTACTACGAAAACTCCGATGAATCCCCACATACGGTTGGTGGCAAGCAGCCCAACCCCTTTGGCCTCCACGACATGCACGGCAACGTCATGGAATGGGTGATCGATAGCTATAGCGAAGAGGGGTATGCCGCGATCGCGGTACAGAAGCAGCCCATGAGCTTAATGCAGTCGGTCCGCTGGCCAGAATCGGTGGAAAACCGTGTGGTGCGTGGCGGTAGCTTTCAAGACGATGCGGAATTCCTCCGCAGCGCCGCTCGCCTCGGATCGGCCGACGAAGATTGGAAAACCGAAGATCCCAACGTGCCGCTCAGCCCATGGTGGTACACTACCGATCCAGCGCGTGGAGTCGGCTTTCGCATCTTTCGCTCCTACGCTGCCGTCAACGAAGATGACATCAAAAAATTCTGGGATATCGACCACGAAGACATTGAATTTGATGTTGAGATGCGTCTGACAGAGGGGCGTGGTGTGCAGGTTGCGATCGACCCAGCCCTGGCCAAACAGATTGAAGCGGAAAATAAGTAA
- a CDS encoding UbiA family prenyltransferase translates to MNRQLDADVDGLDIDRLQWGTLRDWGQLVRLPNTFTLFSDCLAAAIVAGSRFAPLTALLPTVVASLFAYWAGMILNDVVDIEEDRETRASRPLVAGRISPALANHIATAMLLLGPGIILLVNSFHEVQQLWFGAAFGASVLLSMTVRAYNSVLKSTPLGPVLMGLCRTLNILMVGFTMLAVNGAEAIPQMPLDLLLFAAGIGLYILGVTIYASQEERESSSAVLVIGILFEIAGLAAVALAPKLTSAEQVWTLDPVRGFPLLIALIGLTVVNRGLSGVWHPVSRKVQLAVRHAILTLILVDAAVVLAWEGPWFGAVVLALLIPALTSALRFRST, encoded by the coding sequence TTGAATCGACAGCTTGATGCAGACGTAGACGGCTTGGACATTGATCGCCTGCAGTGGGGCACCCTCCGCGATTGGGGACAACTGGTTCGCCTCCCCAATACGTTTACCCTCTTCTCCGACTGTTTGGCTGCCGCCATTGTCGCAGGAAGTCGGTTTGCGCCGCTGACCGCATTGCTGCCCACCGTGGTCGCCTCGCTGTTCGCCTATTGGGCCGGCATGATCCTCAACGATGTCGTGGATATCGAGGAAGATCGAGAGACGCGGGCCTCTCGCCCCCTAGTGGCCGGGCGAATTTCGCCCGCGCTGGCCAACCATATTGCGACCGCCATGCTTTTGCTCGGCCCCGGAATCATCCTGTTGGTCAACTCCTTTCACGAAGTCCAACAGCTTTGGTTCGGAGCCGCTTTTGGGGCTTCGGTCCTGCTGTCGATGACGGTTCGAGCTTACAACTCGGTGCTCAAGTCGACTCCGTTGGGGCCCGTCCTGATGGGCCTTTGTCGGACATTGAATATCCTCATGGTCGGCTTCACGATGCTGGCGGTAAACGGCGCCGAGGCCATCCCACAAATGCCTCTCGACTTGCTGCTCTTCGCCGCGGGCATCGGATTGTACATCCTGGGCGTGACGATATACGCCAGCCAAGAAGAGCGCGAGAGTTCATCCGCCGTACTGGTCATCGGCATCCTTTTCGAAATCGCGGGGCTCGCAGCCGTGGCCTTGGCCCCCAAGCTCACCTCCGCAGAGCAGGTCTGGACGCTCGACCCCGTGCGTGGTTTCCCCCTGCTCATCGCCTTGATCGGCTTGACCGTCGTCAATCGTGGGCTGTCTGGAGTCTGGCATCCGGTATCGCGCAAAGTTCAGCTGGCGGTGCGGCATGCAATTTTGACGCTCATTTTGGTCGACGCCGCAGTCGTGTTGGCCTGGGAGGGCCCCTGGTTCGGAGCCGTCGTCCTCGCCTTGCTCATCCCAGCCCTGACCAGCGCCCTCCGCTTCCGCTCGACCTAG
- a CDS encoding sugar transferase, whose product MNESTLSCTPALGQGLPQSDAVTLWPVRRERLPPVTSESLLAQELATVLPPPWLRQLNLPNSRTNVRCLLPRTRVAKRVLDIVVALTLLIATTPLMLLAAIIVKLTSRGPIFFSQTRVGLNSRYDSTMAAAKQPQEMEGPCRRQQAAYGRPFRIYKFRTMRVDSDAGGPQQVKAGDARIIPAGRWLRKLRIDELPQLVNVLRGEMSMVGPRPECIEYMEELSAKVPNYLQRLGLKPGLTGIAQIEAGYANDLESYRRKVGYDLVYLQNCCLSNDLRVLARTVRVVLTGFGAL is encoded by the coding sequence ATGAATGAGTCGACATTATCGTGCACGCCAGCTTTGGGGCAGGGCCTTCCCCAGTCTGACGCAGTCACCCTGTGGCCGGTGCGACGCGAGCGTTTGCCTCCAGTCACCTCTGAATCGCTGCTGGCTCAAGAGCTCGCGACCGTCCTGCCACCTCCCTGGTTGCGGCAGCTGAACCTTCCCAATTCTCGGACGAATGTCCGCTGCTTGCTTCCCAGAACGCGGGTGGCGAAACGGGTGTTGGATATTGTGGTCGCACTCACTCTGCTGATTGCCACCACTCCGTTGATGCTGCTTGCGGCGATCATTGTGAAACTCACTTCCCGTGGTCCGATCTTTTTCAGCCAAACCCGAGTGGGATTGAACTCGCGGTATGATTCGACCATGGCGGCAGCGAAGCAGCCCCAAGAAATGGAAGGGCCATGCCGCCGGCAGCAGGCGGCCTACGGTCGGCCGTTTCGTATCTACAAATTCCGGACAATGCGCGTCGATTCCGACGCTGGCGGCCCCCAGCAGGTCAAAGCGGGGGATGCTCGCATTATCCCCGCAGGTCGCTGGCTGAGGAAATTGCGAATTGATGAACTGCCGCAATTGGTCAATGTGCTACGTGGCGAAATGTCAATGGTCGGCCCTCGCCCAGAATGCATCGAGTATATGGAGGAGCTGTCGGCGAAGGTGCCCAACTATTTGCAGCGACTAGGCCTCAAGCCGGGGCTGACGGGCATTGCACAGATCGAGGCAGGCTACGCCAATGACCTGGAATCGTATCGTCGTAAAGTTGGCTACGACCTGGTCTATCTGCAGAACTGTTGCCTGTCGAACGACCTGCGTGTCTTAGCTCGCACGGTCCGCGTTGTCCTCACTGGCTTTGGCGCGCTGTGA
- a CDS encoding GNAT family N-acetyltransferase, with amino-acid sequence MYTRCDRYENLANDLHRVRDAVFLIEQGVSAEKERDLFDQDCMHAVAYSEPEFPVATGRIDLQQLGKVGRVAVLKSHRRRGYGTLIMRALEQAARDAQLSHIWFHAQASAVPFYQSLGYQVSGTEFMEAGMEHVRMEKSITD; translated from the coding sequence ATGTACACGCGATGCGATCGTTACGAAAACTTGGCAAATGACTTGCATAGGGTCCGCGATGCGGTGTTTCTAATCGAGCAAGGTGTGTCTGCCGAAAAGGAACGCGACCTGTTTGACCAGGATTGCATGCATGCGGTTGCTTACAGTGAGCCCGAGTTTCCGGTCGCCACCGGTCGGATCGACCTGCAGCAGTTGGGGAAAGTTGGGCGTGTGGCTGTTTTGAAATCGCATCGAAGACGGGGCTATGGGACGCTAATTATGCGTGCTTTGGAGCAGGCAGCACGCGATGCTCAGTTGAGCCACATCTGGTTCCACGCCCAAGCTTCGGCAGTTCCCTTCTATCAATCGCTGGGGTACCAAGTCAGCGGTACCGAGTTTATGGAGGCGGGAATGGAGCATGTCCGCATGGAGAAATCCATCACTGATTGA